In Oryza glaberrima chromosome 8, OglaRS2, whole genome shotgun sequence, the following are encoded in one genomic region:
- the LOC127782241 gene encoding pentatricopeptide repeat-containing protein At4g19440, chloroplastic-like — translation MRPPPPHLLLPRRRRHASSSSAAAAAAAGELVGALSALPSPDSARHLDALLRRIGGGGLAAVLSSLPSPLPAASALRLLLHLLSRTSSSSSRSEDDLLTPRVSALLLPSLIADRTAIRTARRLLSRLLHVHPLRTAAEAVADAASTPSSDFLIHTFITSPAQGSLCRAADAFRVLSSRGAPPSIKTCNAFLEALVRAGQLDAAREVFDEMRESRNVALNEYSYTAMIKALCKAGKVDAGFEMLAELWRAGLQPTVVTYNVLMDALCKSGRVEEAFRLKGRMEQGGMTPSVVTFGILINGLARGERFGEVGIVLQEMEQLGVSPNEVIYNELIGWHCRKGHCSQALRLFDEMVLKKMKPTAVTYNLIAKALCKEGEMERAERILEDMLSIGMTVHCGLFNTVVAWLLQRTRRLESVVSITNEMVTRGMRPNDPLMTACMRELCKGGKHQEAVGIWFKTLNKGLGVNLATSNALIHGLCEGKYMKEATKVIETMLNKGIELDSITYNIMIRGCCKDSKMEEAIKLHGDMTRRGFKPDLFTFNTLLHAYCNLGKMEETFHLLDQMKTEGLQPDIVSYGTIIDGHCKAKDIRKAKEYLTELMDRGLKPNVFIYNALIGGYGRNGDISGAIDAVETMKSNGIQPTNVTYGSLMYWMCHAGLVEEAKTIFSQARENNVDLGVIGYTIMIQGYCKLGKMVEAVAYFEEMRSRGISPNKLTYTTLMYAYSKSGNSEEASKLFDEMVGSGVIPDNITYGTLIARCSEVNSLDKDIGHTAELSSGALTKDDRMYNILSNGINAPWCQKEAASSVE, via the coding sequence ATgagaccaccaccaccccacctcctcctcccccgccgccgccgccacgcctcctcctcctccgccgccgccgccgccgccgccggagagctCGTCGGCGCCCTCTCCGCCTTGCCCTCCCCCGACTCGGCGCGACACCTCGACGCCCTCCTCCGTcgcatcggcggcggtggcctcgccgccgtcctctcgTCCctgccctcccctctccccgcggcctccgccctccgcctcctcctccacctcctctccaggacctcctcctcctcctcccgctccgaGGATGACCTCCTCACCCCGCGCGTCTCGGCGCTCCTCCTGCCCTCCCTCATCGCCGATCGCACCGCCATCCGgacggcgcgccgcctcctctcacGACTCCTCCACGTCCACCCGCTCCGCAccgccgcggaggcggtcgccgacgccgcctccaccccctcctCGGACTTCCTCATCCACACCTTCATCACCTCCCCGGCCCAAGGCTCCCTCTGCAGGGCCGCCGACGCGTTCCGCGTTCTCTCctcgcgcggcgcgccgccctCCATCAAGACCTGCAATGCGTTCCTCGAAGCCCTTGTTCGTGCGGGTCAGCTCGATGCCGCCcgcgaggtgttcgacgaaatgcgtGAAAGCAGGAACGTCGCTCTGAATGAGTACTCGTATACCGCCATGATCAAGGCGCTCTGCAAGGCTGGAAAGGTGGATGCTGGTTTTGAGATGCTTGCAGAGTTATGGCGGGCTGGGCTTCAGCCAACGGTTGTGACGTACAATGTGCTTATGGATGCACTGTGTAAGAGTGGGAGGGTGGAGGAGGCCTTCCGATTGAAAGGGAGGATGGAACAGGGAGGGATGACACCAAGCGTGGTCACATTCGGTATATTGATCAATGGTCTTGCAAGGGGCGAGCGGTTTGGGGAGGTTGGCATTGTATTGCAGGAGATGGAACAGTTAGGGGTTTCCCCCAATGAGGTTATTTACAATGAGCTTATTGGTTGGCATTGTAGGAAGGGCCATTGCTCACAGGCACTCAGGTTGTTTGATGAAATGGTTTTAAAGAAGATGAAGCCAACAGCCGTGACTTATAACTTGATTGCAAAGGCACTGTGCAAGGAAGGGGAGATGGAGCGTGCTGAGAGGATATTGGAGGATATGTTGTCAATTGGAATGACAGTTCATTGTGGTTTGTTCAATACAGTGGTTGCATGGCTTCTTCAAAGAACCAGAAGATTGGAGTCAGTGGTAAGCATTACAAATGAAATGGTTACACGAGGTATGCGCCCAAATGATCCTCTGATGACAGCTTGTATGAGGGAGCTTTGCAAGGGAGGGAAACATCAAGAAGCAGTTGGGATTTGGTTCAAGACATTGAACAAAGGTTTAGGTGTTAATCTTGCAACTTCCAATGCGCTAATTCATGGTCTTTGTGAAGGTAAGTACATGAAAGAAGCTACAAAGGTTATAGAGACCATGTTAAATAAGGGAATTGAATTGGATAGCATCACATATAACATTATGATTCGAGGTTGCTGCAAAGACAGTAAAATGGAGGAAGCTATTAAACTCCATGGCGACATGACCAGAAGAGGGTTTAAGCCTGATCttttcacatttaatactttattgCATGCTTATTGCAATTTGGGTAAAATGGAGGAAACCTTTCATCTGTTGGATCAGATGAAAACTGAGGGCCTTCAGCCTGATATAGTGTCATATGGTACTATAATAGATGGTCATTGTAAAGCAAAGGATATTCGTAAAGCAAAAGAATATTTGACTGAATTGATGGATCGTGGACTTAAACCTAATGTGTTCATTTATAATGCACTTATTGGTGGCTATGGTAGGAATGGTGACATCTCTGGTGCAATTGATGCTGTTGAGACTATGAAGTCTAATGGCATACAACCAACTAATGTGACTTATGGTAGTCTTATGTACTGGATGTGTCATGCTGGTCTTGTTGAAGAGGCCAAGACCATTTTTTCACAAGCCAGGGAAAACAATGTTGACCTGGGAGTAATTGGTTACACAATTATGATTCAAGGTTACTGCAAACTAGGAAAAATGGTTGAAGCTGTTGCATACTTTGAGGAGATGCGTTCCAGGGGTATATCTCCAAATAAGCTTACTTACACTACTCTTATGTATGCTTACTCTAAATCTGGTAACAGTGAAGAAGCTTCCAAGCTTTTCGATGAGATGGTGGGCTCAGGTGTTATTCCTGACAATATTACTTATGGTACACTAATTGCAAGGTGTTCTGAGGTAAATTCATTGGATAAGGATATAGGACATACTGCTGAATTGTCCTCAGGCGCTTTAACAAAAGATGATCGTATGTATAACATATTATCTAATGGAATTAATGCTCCTTGGTGCCAGAAAGAAGCTGCTTCCAGTGTTGAATGA
- the LOC127783238 gene encoding aberrant root formation protein 4, which produces MGLVSTEATPHHHARLRRRSMDAGDTSAAAAVAHTPARLREALAALSKAFESGDCSDGSAAAAVSDLLNAAADAADAEADAEDEAAAGVVEEMLREVHAFLSSPSSNQLAIDALSLELVKPVAKLGALMRNCWDIANAIIEFFVSNCNPRDMLSILCEAVDAPLASNGSVYFVLLFKELAKVLVLIQRRHTEQVKVTLPAVLRVMNAVIPECDEEHGKIIVDMYNAALRIGNAIQEMCKKMVNQKNEELCSVLSLYSLQNIALVSRCKQQHILSACGSVVLQHSKILTFCGFTYLGLLTGNDVTSATDKISKDEDADLLECFSFAMNGANLAVIWTYMDDEISKYAGAELESALKDVKGNHTRMWQAINILRYVLSSTHYPWVIKSHSLDLLLTIANESRIEEINDHVDVSSSGPQIFATLKAIESVMISAPDALMRKKAFATLKQVISMVPSSQRFNILQALIKNSIFPSLTAILLDLVKDEVSREIRRADQDIVESDQLQDGGEWPPPWFSHALELVELILKPPEGGPPCLPDHGEQVLSALNLLRFVLIIDSRGSRSRKMFGEETMRKVYSEWLMPLRPIVAGIQSESEEDGSDVANHIMCSLNPVQLVLYRCIELAEEKMKGF; this is translated from the exons ATGGGCCTCGTGTCCACAGAAGCAACACCACACCACCAcgcacgcctccgccgccgctccatggACGCCGGCGAcacatccgccgccgccgctgtagcCCATACCCCGGCGCGGCTGCGGGAAGcgctcgccgccctctccaAG GCGTTCGAGTCCGGGGATTGCTCCGATGgatccgccgcggcggccgtctcCGACCtcctcaacgccgccgccgatgcagcTGATGCGGAGGCCGACGCCGaagacgaggcggcggccggggtcGTCGAGGAGATGCTCCGGGAGGTGCACGCGTTCCTCTCGTCCCCGTCCTCGAATCAG TTGGCCATAGATGCTCTCTCACTAGAGCTGGTAAAACCTGTGGCGAAGCTGGGGGCACTGATGAGGAATTGCTGGGACATTGCCAACGCTATCATTGAATTCTTCGTGTCAAACTGCAACCCGAGGGACATGCTCTCCATCCTATGTGAG GCAGTAGATGCACCATTGGCATCAAATGGCTCAGTGTACTTTGTTCTTCTATTCAAGGAGCTAGCCAAAG TGCTTGTTTTGATTCAGAGGAGGCATACTGAGCAAGTAAAAGTCACACTTCCTGCTGTCCTTCGAGTTATGAATGCTGTTATACCAGAATGTGATGAGGAACATGGAAAGATCATCGTTGATATGTACAATGCAGCACTTAGAATTGGCAATGCCATTCAAGAAATGTGCAAAAAAATG GTAAACCAGAAGAATGAAGAACTCTGTTCTGTACTTAGTCTATACTCCCTTCAGAACATA GCTCTTGTGTCAAGATGCAAACAACAGCATATTCTCTCTGCTTGTGGTTCAGTTGTTCTTCAGCATTCAAAAATTCTGACATTTTGTGGGTTCACTTATTTGGGTCTTTTGACTGGTAATGATGTCACCTCAGCCACCGATAAGATTTCAAAAG ATGAAGATGCGGATTTGCTCGAGTGCTTTTCTTTTGCAATGAATGGTGCAAATCTTGCAG TTATCTGGACCTATATGGATGATGAAATCTCAAAATATGCTGGCGCTGAGCTGGAATCAGCGCTGAAAGATGTTAAGGGCAACCATACGAGGATGTGGCAAGCAATTAACATTCTTAGATATGTGTTGTCTTCAACTCATTACCCATGGGTAATAAAATCCCACAGTTTGGACTTACTGCTGACTATAGCTAATGAAAGTCGTATTGAGGAAATCAATGATCATGTAGATGTTTCATCTTCTGGTCCTCAAATTTTTGCAACACTCAAG GCCATTGAAAGTGTCATGATTTCCGCCCCAGATGCATTAATGCGGAAGAAAGCTTTTGCTACTTTGAAACAG GTTATTTCAATGGTGCCATCCTCTCAGAGATTCAACATCTTACAGGCTCTTATAAAGAACAGCATCTTCCCTTCATTG ACTGCAATTCTCCTAGATCTGGTGAAGGATGAAGTTTCGAGAGAGATTCGTCGAGCTGATCAGGATATTGTTGAATCGGATCAATTACAAGATGGTGGCGAATGGCCACCACCTTGGTTTTCTCATGCACTTGAGTTGGTGGAGCTGATCTTGAAGCCTCCAGAAGGTGGCCCTCCTTGTCTTCCTGATCATGGTGAACAG gtattATCAGCTTTGAATTTGCTGCGATTTGTTCTGATAATAGATTCAAGAG GATCAAGATCAAGAAAAATGTTTGGGGAAGAGACTATGAGGAAGGTGTACTCAGAGTGGCTGATGCCATTAAGACCAATTGTTGCAGGAATTCAATCAGAAAGTGAAGAGGATGGTAGCGACGTTGCAAATCATATCATGTGCTCGTTAAATCCTGTTCAATTAGTATTGTACCGCTGCATTGAGCTGGCAGAGGAAAAGATGAAAGGTTTCTAA